In one window of Candidatus Binatia bacterium DNA:
- a CDS encoding MBL fold metallo-hydrolase — MIFRVLGSAAGGGVPQWNCACANCSAAREGRRPPRTQSSAAVSGDGARWLLLNCSPDVAAQIEAFAPLHPAPPRGTPIAGMLVTDANVDHLGGLAVLRQHGERGFVVRSSRVVRAIAVAQPAFAAFARPPHRWLDAPLGAPCDAGGDEDLVGNQLAARAIRVPGTTPGYDGRRNMRGAVVAYEIADRPSTRSGQAPSKEKRLLFAPVFAEIDETLERSIRSASVAILDGSFYSDDELVAQGLASKRARSLGHLPVGGAGGTLERLRDIKTRVIFTHLNNSNPMLDPDSPAAARVRELGAEIAYDGMELTL; from the coding sequence GTGATCTTCCGGGTCCTCGGTTCGGCCGCCGGAGGAGGCGTGCCGCAGTGGAACTGCGCCTGCGCGAACTGCTCGGCGGCGCGCGAAGGCCGGCGGCCGCCGCGCACGCAGTCGAGCGCCGCGGTCAGCGGCGACGGCGCGCGCTGGCTCCTGCTCAACTGCTCGCCCGACGTCGCCGCGCAGATCGAAGCCTTCGCGCCGCTGCATCCTGCACCGCCGCGCGGCACGCCCATCGCCGGCATGCTCGTCACCGACGCGAACGTCGACCATCTCGGCGGCCTCGCGGTGCTGCGCCAACACGGCGAGCGCGGCTTCGTCGTGCGCTCGAGCCGAGTCGTCCGCGCGATCGCCGTGGCGCAGCCCGCGTTCGCCGCCTTCGCTCGGCCGCCGCATCGCTGGCTGGATGCGCCGCTCGGCGCCCCGTGCGACGCCGGCGGCGACGAGGACCTCGTCGGCAACCAGCTCGCCGCGCGCGCGATCCGAGTGCCCGGCACGACGCCGGGCTACGACGGCCGCCGCAACATGCGCGGCGCCGTAGTCGCCTACGAGATCGCCGATCGCCCTTCGACTCGCTCAGGACAGGCTCCGTCAAAGGAGAAGCGCCTACTCTTCGCGCCGGTCTTCGCGGAAATTGACGAAACGCTCGAGCGTTCGATAAGGTCCGCGAGCGTCGCGATCCTCGACGGATCCTTCTACAGCGACGACGAGCTCGTCGCGCAGGGCCTCGCGAGCAAGCGCGCCCGCTCGCTGGGTCACCTTCCGGTGGGCGGCGCCGGCGGCACGCTGGAAAGACTGCGCGACATTAAGACGCGCGTGATCTTCACGCATCTCAACAACTCCAACCCGATGCTCGATCCCGACTCCCCCGCCGCCGCGCGCGTACGCGAGCTCGGCGCCGAGATCGCGTACGACGGGATGGAGCTCACTCTCTAG
- a CDS encoding glutamine synthetase family protein, producing the protein MNSTAMPTGADLRDFLALPYAELEELNLRAKAQRQERVPLHALQEERLRYLAEEPRIKALTVLFSDLEGRLHMLDYDKKFLLRSHDNLTFDGSSIRGFTPQRESDLRLSLDWSAFYWAPADVFGPGKILVFGDVFDRDGKPFAGDIRGALKKLANDCYAKEGYTLNAANEIEGFLFQGVDAERRYHETGKFEYVNTGGYYHSLPGDPLRNFIDTVAEVQRAMGFQNEKDHPEVAPSQFEINYNYGEVAAAADQIQLYKLICRQVATRQGMTASFLPKPVVGVNGSGMHTNVSVSKNGKNLFWEPKGHEQLSAFGWKFVDRILTLGNDICLMLNSSVNSYRRLDPHFEAPNQLKASAIDRGSMVRIPIGNQRSMRTEVRSVAPDANPYMVMLAVFKTGLEGTASSIKNLRQADRYLPDNIYDALAAFRASEWTGKLLGADVKNRYADLKQASADRCPRLLGTFVKAQEVQYHHEVYNQYLWNLF; encoded by the coding sequence ATGAATTCGACCGCGATGCCGACCGGCGCGGATCTGCGAGACTTTCTGGCGCTCCCCTACGCGGAGCTCGAGGAGCTGAACCTGCGTGCAAAGGCGCAGCGCCAGGAGCGAGTGCCGCTCCACGCGCTGCAGGAAGAGCGACTGCGCTACCTGGCGGAGGAGCCGCGCATCAAGGCGCTGACGGTGCTATTTAGCGACCTCGAGGGACGCCTCCACATGTTGGACTACGACAAGAAGTTCTTGCTGCGTTCCCACGACAACCTCACGTTCGACGGCTCTTCGATCCGCGGCTTCACGCCGCAGCGCGAGAGCGACCTGCGCCTGTCGCTGGACTGGAGCGCGTTCTATTGGGCGCCGGCCGACGTGTTCGGGCCGGGCAAGATCCTCGTCTTCGGCGACGTGTTCGACCGCGATGGCAAGCCGTTTGCCGGCGACATCCGTGGCGCGCTCAAGAAGCTCGCCAACGACTGCTACGCCAAGGAAGGCTACACGCTCAACGCCGCCAACGAGATCGAGGGCTTCCTCTTCCAAGGCGTCGACGCCGAGCGGCGCTACCACGAGACGGGCAAGTTCGAGTACGTAAACACGGGTGGATACTACCACTCGCTTCCGGGCGATCCGCTGCGCAACTTCATCGACACCGTCGCCGAGGTGCAGCGCGCGATGGGCTTCCAGAACGAGAAGGACCACCCGGAGGTCGCGCCATCGCAGTTCGAAATCAACTACAACTACGGCGAGGTGGCCGCGGCCGCCGACCAGATCCAGCTCTATAAGCTGATCTGCCGGCAGGTCGCCACGCGGCAGGGCATGACGGCGAGCTTCTTGCCCAAGCCGGTGGTCGGCGTGAACGGCAGCGGCATGCATACCAACGTCTCGGTGAGCAAGAACGGCAAGAACCTCTTCTGGGAGCCGAAAGGCCACGAGCAACTCAGCGCCTTCGGATGGAAGTTCGTCGACCGCATCCTCACGCTCGGCAACGACATCTGCCTGATGCTCAACTCGAGCGTCAACTCGTACCGGCGGCTCGACCCGCACTTCGAGGCGCCCAACCAGCTCAAGGCCTCTGCGATCGATCGCGGCTCGATGGTCCGCATCCCGATCGGCAACCAGCGAAGCATGCGCACCGAGGTGCGTTCGGTCGCACCGGACGCGAACCCGTACATGGTGATGCTGGCGGTGTTCAAGACGGGCCTCGAGGGCACGGCGAGCAGCATCAAAAACCTGCGCCAAGCCGACCGCTACCTGCCGGACAACATCTACGACGCGCTCGCGGCGTTCCGCGCCTCAGAGTGGACCGGCAAGCTGCTCGGCGCTGACGTCAAGAATCGCTACGCCGACCTCAAACAGGCTAGCGCGGATCGCTGCCCGCGCCTACTCGGAACTTTCGTGAAGGCGCAAGAGGTGCAGTACCACCACGAAGTCTACAACCAGTACCTCTGGAATCTCTTTTAG
- a CDS encoding alkaline phosphatase family protein: MSGTPSKASALALAWLAMGATNGRFVSDVRTHIKHVVIIVQENRSVDNLFNGFPGADTVRFGERRIGPVSLRPVDLGYPADVDHQHRAWVTEYDGGRMDGFASVATYPRQPRDFPYAYVPESQVMPYWTMAERFTFGDRMFQSNTGPSFPAHLYLIAGQAAYTASNPNHVGTTRFAWGCDSPLYARVALMAPDGQEIDPGIFPCLDFPTIADVASAAGVSWRYYAPAINRLGSIWSAFDAIAHIRYSSRWRNVVSPETRVLDDARAGKIASITWVVPKMQNSDHALPFHSSKKDVGLRGAGSYGPEWVASVVNAIGESRDWRSTAIFVVWDDWGGWYDHVAPPQLDRMGLGPRVPFIVISPWAKHDYVSHQQYEFGSILKFVEAAFALRSLNTTDARAGQLSDCFDFSQSALPFEPIPTMRQASFFAADGQADLEPDDDF; the protein is encoded by the coding sequence ATGAGCGGCACGCCCTCGAAAGCCTCCGCGCTGGCACTCGCGTGGCTCGCCATGGGAGCGACGAACGGTCGGTTCGTTAGCGACGTGCGCACTCACATCAAGCATGTCGTCATCATCGTGCAGGAGAATCGCAGTGTCGATAACCTCTTCAACGGCTTTCCGGGCGCCGATACGGTAAGGTTCGGAGAGCGGCGCATCGGTCCCGTCTCGCTGCGCCCCGTTGACCTGGGTTATCCCGCCGACGTCGACCATCAGCATCGCGCCTGGGTAACGGAATACGACGGCGGGCGGATGGACGGCTTCGCGAGCGTCGCCACGTATCCGCGGCAGCCCCGGGATTTCCCCTACGCCTACGTGCCCGAGAGCCAGGTGATGCCGTATTGGACCATGGCCGAGCGCTTCACGTTCGGCGATCGGATGTTTCAATCCAACACGGGCCCAAGCTTCCCCGCGCACCTGTATCTGATCGCCGGGCAGGCCGCGTACACCGCGAGCAACCCCAACCACGTCGGAACGACGCGCTTCGCCTGGGGTTGCGACTCGCCGCTCTACGCGCGCGTGGCGCTGATGGCGCCGGACGGGCAAGAGATCGACCCGGGCATCTTTCCGTGCCTCGACTTTCCGACCATCGCGGACGTCGCGAGCGCCGCGGGCGTGAGCTGGCGCTACTACGCGCCGGCGATCAATCGCCTGGGCAGCATCTGGTCGGCCTTCGACGCGATCGCGCACATCCGGTACTCATCGCGCTGGCGTAACGTCGTCTCGCCGGAGACGCGGGTGCTCGACGACGCGCGGGCCGGAAAGATCGCGTCGATTACGTGGGTGGTCCCGAAGATGCAGAACTCCGATCACGCGCTGCCGTTTCACAGCTCGAAGAAGGACGTGGGCCTGCGCGGCGCAGGCTCGTACGGCCCGGAGTGGGTCGCGTCGGTCGTCAACGCGATCGGCGAGAGCCGAGATTGGAGAAGCACCGCGATCTTCGTCGTGTGGGACGACTGGGGCGGCTGGTACGATCACGTCGCGCCGCCCCAGCTCGATCGCATGGGGCTCGGCCCGCGCGTGCCGTTCATAGTGATCTCGCCGTGGGCCAAGCACGACTACGTGTCGCACCAGCAGTACGAGTTCGGAAGCATCCTAAAGTTCGTGGAAGCCGCGTTCGCGCTGCGCTCGCTGAATACGACCGACGCGCGTGCCGGACAGTTGTCGGATTGCTTCGACTTCTCGCAGAGCGCGCTGCCGTTCGAGCCGATCCCGACGATGCGGCAGGCATCGTTCTTTGCCGCCGACGGGCAGGCGGATCTCGAGCCTGACGACGACTTCTAG
- a CDS encoding PQQ-binding-like beta-propeller repeat protein — translation MGVLLGRLVATLTMAMVAWTQFRMGPQNNPVVGGGLHASWRTETGGQISASPTVVDGTLYIGNNNGSLYALDAETGQILWKAHVTNPLMSAPLIFGDLVIVGEGDPTSRTSSPSEPVMVGQGPSALIGFDRATGAIRWQTKLAGSAMPTPAIIDGVLVHHDGAGWISGLDPATGEKKYARSIGSMASMTAMLPVGNGDFVTLGVGTNAAWRLHADDGTLIWRSSFSKGASGIGDCPPVTDGARVFCDYVSPVFPDTSTVIGNLTVQRVYALDLNSGAPVWDVALESGSLPIRNEAAIPLLADGLLYLGSAITPWMHALDPASGMLVWEAPTKGSVKGGAVDVDGVVYFGDFGGYLWALDAKTGHVVGDKLMKTPFNVGSPIVVGKTLVIGSDSGAVIAIPLEDIRNSHDS, via the coding sequence ATGGGCGTGTTGCTTGGACGGCTGGTCGCAACACTCACGATGGCCATGGTGGCATGGACGCAGTTCCGCATGGGTCCGCAGAACAACCCCGTCGTCGGCGGAGGGCTGCACGCGAGCTGGCGCACCGAGACCGGCGGCCAGATCTCGGCGAGCCCGACGGTCGTCGACGGCACGCTCTATATCGGCAACAACAACGGTTCGCTCTACGCGCTCGATGCCGAGACCGGACAGATTCTGTGGAAGGCGCATGTCACAAATCCGCTGATGAGCGCGCCGCTGATTTTCGGCGATCTCGTGATCGTCGGCGAGGGCGATCCGACGAGCCGCACCTCGTCGCCGTCCGAGCCCGTGATGGTCGGTCAGGGCCCAAGCGCGCTGATCGGTTTCGATCGCGCGACCGGCGCGATCCGTTGGCAGACGAAGCTCGCCGGATCGGCAATGCCCACGCCGGCCATCATCGACGGTGTGCTCGTGCATCACGACGGCGCCGGATGGATCAGCGGCCTCGACCCAGCGACCGGCGAGAAGAAATACGCGCGCTCAATCGGATCGATGGCGTCGATGACGGCGATGCTGCCCGTCGGAAACGGCGACTTCGTCACGTTGGGCGTCGGCACCAACGCCGCGTGGCGACTGCACGCCGATGACGGAACGCTCATATGGCGCAGCTCCTTCTCTAAAGGCGCCTCCGGCATAGGAGACTGTCCTCCCGTTACCGACGGCGCACGAGTGTTTTGCGATTACGTCTCCCCGGTCTTCCCCGATACTTCGACGGTCATCGGCAATCTCACCGTCCAGCGCGTCTACGCCCTGGACCTCAACAGCGGCGCGCCCGTCTGGGACGTCGCGCTGGAGAGCGGATCTCTGCCGATCCGCAATGAGGCCGCCATCCCGCTGCTCGCCGACGGCCTGCTCTACTTAGGAAGCGCGATCACGCCGTGGATGCACGCGCTCGACCCGGCCAGCGGCATGCTCGTGTGGGAAGCGCCGACGAAGGGCTCGGTCAAGGGCGGCGCGGTCGACGTCGACGGCGTCGTATACTTCGGCGATTTCGGGGGTTATCTGTGGGCGCTCGACGCCAAGACGGGTCACGTGGTCGGCGATAAGCTAATGAAAACGCCGTTCAACGTCGGCTCGCCGATCGTCGTCGGCAAGACGCTCGTGATCGGCAGCGACTCCGGCGCGGTGATCGCGATCCCACTCGAAGACATCCGCAACTCACACGATTCGTAG